From a single Mobula birostris isolate sMobBir1 chromosome 13, sMobBir1.hap1, whole genome shotgun sequence genomic region:
- the LOC140207731 gene encoding uncharacterized protein yields MAHQPVHTGERPFTCSDCGKGFTCSSKLKVHQRVHTGERPFTCSDCGKSFTRSSDLLTHQSVHTAERDFSCSGCGKGFTRSSYLQRHQSVHTGERPFTCSDCGKTFTQSSHLQIHQRVHTGEKLFTCSDCGKGFTQSSKLLVHQRVHTGERPFTCSDCGKGFTQSSSLLAHHSVHTGERPFTCSVCGKGFTRSSDRLRHQSVHTGERPFTCSDCGKEFTRSSELLVHQSVHTAVWPFTCSVCGKGFTRSSHLLRHQRVHTGERPFTCSDCGKGFTQASHLLTHQSVHTAERDFTCSVCGKGFTRSSNLQRHQSVHTRERPFTCSDCGKTFTQSCHLQSHQRVHTGEKLFTCSDCGKGFTQSSSLLAHQSVHNGERPFTCADRG; encoded by the coding sequence atggctcaccagccagttcacaccggggagcggccgttcacctgctcggactgtgggaagggattcacttgctcatctaaactgaaggtacatcagcgagttcacactggggagaggccattcacctgctcagattgtgggaagagtttcactcggtcatctgatctactgacacatcagtcagttcacactgcagagagggATTTCTCCTGCTCaggttgtgggaagggattcactcggtcatcctacctacagagacaccagtcagttcacaccggggagaggccattcacctgctcagactgtgggaagacattcactcagtcatcccacctacagattcaccaacgagttcacactggggagaagctgttcacctgctcagactgcgggaagggattcactcagtcatccaaactACTGGtacaccaacgagttcacactggggagaggccgttcacctgctcagactgtgggaagggattcactcagtcatcctccCTATTGGCACACcattcagttcacactggggagagaccgttcacctgctcagtctgtgggaagggattcactcggtcatctgatcgactgagacaccagtcagttcacactggggagaggccgttcacctgctcagactgtgggaaggaattcactcggtcatctgaactactggtacaccagtcagttcacactgcggtgtggccattcacctgctcagtctgtgggaagggattcactcggtcatctcatctactgaggcaccagcgagttcacactggagagagaccattcacctgctcagactgtgggaagggattcactcaggcatctcacctactgacacatcagtcagttcacactgcagagagggatttcacctgctcagtctgtgggaagggattcactcggtcatccaacctacagagacaccaatcagttcacactagggaaaggccattcacctgctcggactgtgggaagacattcactcagtcatgccacctacagagtcaccagcgagttcacactggggagaagctgttcacctgctcagactgcgggaagggattcactcagtcatcctccctattggcacaccagtcagttcataatggggagagaccattcacctgcgcAGACCGTGGgtag